From a region of the Alkalidesulfovibrio alkalitolerans DSM 16529 genome:
- the hisF gene encoding imidazole glycerol phosphate synthase subunit HisF, which yields MLSKRVIPCLDVRDGRLTKGVKFVGNVDIGDPVESARHYYEQGADEIVFYDITASHEGRGIFLDVVERVASQIFIPFSVGGGIRTVEDMRAVLLAGAEKVSVNSAAVGNPDIISQGAAQFGSQCVVVGMDVLKVGVSEQTPSGYEIVIHGGRKRMGLDAVEWARTCEALGAGELCVNSIDADGTKDGYELTLTRMIAEAVSIPVIASGGAGSPQHMVEAVTEGKATAALIASIVHYGEYTIPDIKNYMADKGVKVRSVW from the coding sequence GTGCTCAGTAAACGCGTCATCCCCTGCCTGGACGTACGCGACGGCAGGCTCACCAAGGGCGTCAAGTTCGTGGGCAACGTGGACATCGGCGATCCCGTGGAGAGCGCCCGCCACTACTACGAGCAGGGCGCGGACGAGATCGTCTTCTACGACATCACGGCCTCGCACGAGGGCCGGGGGATATTCCTAGACGTGGTCGAGCGCGTGGCCTCGCAGATATTCATCCCCTTCTCCGTGGGCGGCGGCATCCGCACCGTGGAGGACATGCGGGCCGTGCTGCTCGCGGGCGCGGAGAAGGTCTCGGTGAACTCCGCCGCCGTGGGCAACCCGGACATCATCAGCCAGGGCGCGGCCCAGTTCGGCTCGCAATGTGTGGTCGTGGGCATGGACGTGCTCAAGGTGGGCGTCTCGGAGCAGACGCCCTCGGGCTACGAGATCGTCATCCACGGCGGACGCAAGCGCATGGGGCTCGATGCCGTGGAGTGGGCCAGGACCTGTGAGGCGCTGGGCGCGGGCGAACTGTGCGTCAATTCCATCGATGCGGACGGCACCAAGGACGGCTACGAGCTGACCCTGACCCGGATGATCGCCGAGGCCGTGTCCATCCCGGTCATCGCCTCGGGCGGCGCGGGAAGCCCCCAGCACATGGTCGAGGCCGTGACCGAGGGCAAGGCCACGGCCGCTCTCATCGCCTCCATCGTGCACTACGGCGAGTACACCATCCCGGATATCAAAAACTACATGGCGGACAAGGGCGTGAAAGTGCGCTCCGTCTGGTAG
- the hisH gene encoding imidazole glycerol phosphate synthase subunit HisH: protein MLAILDYKAGNQTSVSRALNYLGIENVITADPKVIDRARGLIFPGVGAAGQAMRELTETGLSDVLKEQVWKEKPLLGICVGCQILLDYSEENDTRTLGIVPGQCALFNRAWKDEDGEPIKVPHMGWNRIAKVMDSSILAGVEPEAEFYFVHSYYPVPKDEFVIATTTYGVEFCSVHGREGLWAFQFHIEKSGRPGLRILMNFADYCKEARRAQ from the coding sequence ATGCTCGCCATCCTCGACTACAAGGCCGGCAACCAGACTTCGGTCAGCCGCGCCCTGAACTACCTGGGCATCGAAAACGTCATCACCGCGGACCCCAAAGTCATCGACCGGGCGCGCGGACTCATCTTCCCCGGTGTGGGTGCAGCCGGACAAGCCATGCGGGAGCTGACTGAAACCGGCCTTTCCGACGTGCTCAAGGAGCAGGTCTGGAAGGAAAAACCGCTACTGGGCATCTGCGTAGGCTGCCAGATCCTGCTCGACTACTCGGAAGAGAACGACACCAGGACGCTGGGCATCGTTCCGGGCCAGTGCGCGCTTTTCAACCGCGCCTGGAAGGACGAGGACGGCGAACCCATCAAGGTGCCGCACATGGGCTGGAACAGGATCGCCAAGGTCATGGACAGTTCGATCCTCGCGGGCGTCGAGCCCGAGGCCGAATTCTACTTCGTGCACTCCTACTACCCCGTGCCCAAGGACGAATTCGTCATCGCCACCACCACCTACGGCGTGGAGTTCTGCTCGGTCCACGGCCGCGAGGGGCTGTGGGCCTTCCAGTTCCACATCGAGAAGAGCGGACGGCCGGGACTGCGCATCCTCATGAACTTCGCCGACTACTGCAAGGAGGCCCGCCGTGCTCAGTAA
- a CDS encoding DsbA family protein, giving the protein MRSLIPLVLFVLLAVSCADAQKPNRETLREELRAILKEHPELILEVLREQRIPLYEIVEQGAAAKQAAEDKRRMEAELANPLDPGLDPARPVLGPLDAPFTVVEYSDFLCPYCGIAAETMHELVKKYPGKIRLQFKHFPRSENGLTLARVHEAVGMQDHAAAWAFHDEVFTKQEALQRNFAPTLDAILDGLAASHSIDLERLAANLQNPDVLARIEKDTAEAQKFGFRGTPSFVVGGVSVRGSWPLAKYEDVLKQVAAARAARGETTGTCLDCPDSK; this is encoded by the coding sequence ATGCGTTCCCTGATCCCCCTTGTGCTCTTCGTGCTTCTCGCCGTGTCCTGCGCCGACGCGCAAAAGCCCAACCGCGAAACGCTACGCGAGGAATTGCGCGCCATCCTCAAGGAGCACCCGGAACTGATCCTCGAAGTCCTGCGCGAGCAGCGCATCCCGCTTTACGAAATCGTGGAGCAGGGCGCGGCGGCCAAGCAGGCGGCCGAGGACAAGCGCCGCATGGAGGCCGAGCTGGCCAATCCCCTGGACCCCGGCCTCGACCCCGCGCGCCCCGTGCTCGGCCCGCTCGACGCCCCCTTCACCGTGGTCGAGTACTCCGATTTCCTGTGTCCCTACTGCGGCATCGCCGCCGAGACCATGCACGAGCTCGTGAAAAAGTATCCCGGCAAGATCCGCCTGCAATTCAAGCACTTTCCGCGCAGCGAAAACGGCCTGACCCTGGCCCGCGTCCACGAGGCCGTCGGCATGCAGGATCATGCGGCGGCCTGGGCCTTCCATGACGAAGTCTTCACCAAGCAGGAGGCCCTGCAGCGCAATTTCGCGCCGACTCTGGACGCCATCCTGGACGGCCTCGCAGCCTCGCACTCCATCGATCTGGAGCGCCTGGCCGCCAACCTCCAGAACCCGGATGTCCTCGCGCGCATCGAGAAGGACACCGCAGAGGCGCAGAAGTTCGGCTTCCGAGGCACGCCCTCCTTCGTGGTCGGCGGCGTCTCTGTGCGCGGCTCCTGGCCCCTGGCCAAATACGAGGACGTGCTCAAGCAGGTGGCCGCGGCCCGCGCGGCCCGAGGCGAAACCACGGGCACGTGCCTCGACTGCCCGGATTCGAAATAA
- the rfaD gene encoding ADP-glyceromanno-heptose 6-epimerase encodes MYVVTGGAGFIGSAFVWKLNQMGVSRIVVVDELGHDEKWKNLVRLRYEEYVHKDEFLKTVEAGRDPWGVRAVVHMGACSSTTETDADYLMRNNLRYSQILAKFCVEKRARFVNASSAATYGDGTLGFSDDTETMLRLKPLNMYGYSKQLFDLWAHSTGLLDHLASLKFFNVYGPNEYHKGDMMSVICKAHKQIGETGRLRLFKSYRPDYGPGEQKRDFIYVKDCLEVMWWLLENPRVNGVFNVGTGKARSWNDLARAVFAAMGREPDIEYIEMPEAIRDKYQYFTEAPMEKLRRAGYDREFTSLEDGARDYVQNYLEKPEQHFDSLG; translated from the coding sequence ATGTACGTCGTAACGGGAGGAGCCGGATTTATCGGCAGCGCCTTCGTCTGGAAGCTCAATCAGATGGGCGTTTCGCGCATCGTGGTCGTGGATGAGCTCGGGCATGACGAGAAATGGAAAAATCTCGTTCGGTTGCGCTACGAGGAATATGTCCACAAGGACGAATTCCTGAAGACTGTCGAGGCCGGGCGCGACCCTTGGGGCGTGCGCGCCGTGGTGCACATGGGCGCGTGCTCCTCGACTACGGAGACCGACGCCGACTACCTGATGCGCAACAACTTGCGTTACTCCCAGATCCTGGCCAAGTTCTGTGTCGAAAAGCGAGCCCGCTTCGTCAACGCATCGAGCGCGGCCACCTACGGCGACGGGACGCTCGGCTTTTCGGATGACACCGAAACCATGCTCCGCCTCAAGCCGCTGAACATGTACGGCTACTCGAAACAGCTCTTCGATCTCTGGGCGCACAGCACCGGGTTGCTCGATCATCTCGCGAGCCTGAAGTTCTTCAACGTCTACGGCCCCAACGAGTACCACAAGGGCGACATGATGAGCGTGATCTGCAAGGCGCACAAGCAGATCGGCGAAACCGGGCGGCTTCGGCTCTTCAAGTCCTACCGGCCGGATTACGGCCCAGGTGAGCAGAAGCGCGACTTCATCTACGTCAAGGATTGTCTCGAAGTCATGTGGTGGCTCCTGGAGAATCCGAGAGTGAACGGCGTCTTCAACGTGGGCACCGGCAAGGCGCGCAGTTGGAACGACCTGGCCCGGGCGGTGTTCGCGGCCATGGGGCGCGAGCCGGACATCGAATACATCGAGATGCCCGAGGCCATCCGCGACAAGTACCAGTATTTCACCGAGGCCCCCATGGAGAAGCTGCGGCGCGCCGGGTACGATCGCGAATTCACGAGCCTGGAGGACGGGGCGCGCGATTACGTGCAAAACTACTTGGAGAAGCCCGAGCAGCACTTCGATTCGCTGGGTTGA
- the mutL gene encoding DNA mismatch repair endonuclease MutL encodes MSRADESAEIRILPSELADQIAAGEVVERPSSVVKELVENALDAGARRITVDIERGGQGLIRISDDGAGIPPDQLPLAVTRHATSKIASFHDLMRVASFGFRGEALASIASVSRLTITSRAGRDEAYALDVEHGRLGEVRPAALAKGTVVEIRDLFANVPARLKFLKTEATEARRCHEVVARMALAHLDTGFVISSGGRSLFRFTAGQTLLARLAVLWPPAICEGLMEIDRARDGMRLSGLAGNPLKAQARPDRMLFFVNGRPVQDRLLASAAREAYKGRLLAREYPQLTLFLELDPLEVDVNVHPAKLEVRFRDEQAVFRLVRQALADALDASAPAGYALAPRGIPEAGRAADKKGLFGYARRGEATQPDRPSEFLRAPADRPSSLDLPAHQPLAQRAKFSPYQDFSTHAQTSPQNDRPPQSASAPRRDPEIFPERTAAPSLHGMRYLGQIEATYLLLALPDGSLGILDQHAAHERVLYAAMRERGTSGQSMPLALPIEMRLHPSQAARLGEAWQELRSLGFGLSADADLLRITSTPPSLTAGAAREYVEAALSGQSGSLEDLWVLLSCKTALKAGTPLARDEALGLIEAWLAAPGRENCPHGRPTLVRLSAADLERLFKRR; translated from the coding sequence ATGTCCCGCGCTGACGAATCCGCAGAAATCCGCATCCTGCCCTCCGAACTGGCCGACCAGATCGCTGCTGGCGAGGTGGTCGAACGCCCGTCGAGCGTGGTCAAGGAACTCGTCGAAAACGCCCTGGACGCCGGCGCCAGACGCATCACCGTCGACATCGAGCGCGGCGGCCAGGGGCTCATCCGCATCAGCGACGACGGCGCGGGCATTCCGCCGGACCAGTTGCCCTTGGCCGTGACGCGGCACGCCACAAGCAAGATCGCCTCGTTTCACGACCTGATGCGCGTGGCCAGTTTCGGTTTTCGCGGCGAGGCCCTGGCGAGCATTGCCTCGGTCTCGCGCTTGACCATCACCTCGCGTGCCGGGCGAGACGAGGCGTATGCCCTGGACGTGGAGCACGGCCGCTTGGGCGAGGTGCGGCCTGCAGCCTTGGCCAAAGGAACGGTCGTTGAAATCCGCGACCTGTTCGCCAACGTCCCGGCCCGCCTGAAATTCCTCAAGACCGAGGCCACCGAGGCCAGACGCTGCCACGAGGTTGTGGCCCGCATGGCCTTGGCGCATCTGGACACGGGCTTCGTCATCTCCTCGGGCGGCCGCTCGCTTTTCCGCTTCACGGCCGGGCAGACCTTGCTTGCCCGTCTGGCCGTACTCTGGCCCCCGGCCATCTGCGAAGGGCTCATGGAGATCGACCGCGCCCGGGACGGAATGCGGCTTAGCGGACTTGCGGGCAACCCGCTCAAGGCCCAGGCCAGGCCCGACCGCATGCTCTTCTTCGTCAACGGCCGCCCCGTGCAGGACAGACTGCTCGCCAGCGCCGCCCGCGAGGCCTACAAGGGCCGCCTGCTGGCCCGCGAATACCCTCAACTCACGCTGTTCCTCGAACTCGATCCGCTGGAAGTGGACGTGAACGTGCATCCGGCCAAGCTCGAAGTACGCTTCCGCGACGAGCAAGCCGTGTTCAGGCTGGTGCGCCAAGCCTTGGCCGACGCCCTGGACGCTTCCGCACCCGCAGGCTACGCCCTCGCGCCGCGAGGCATTCCCGAAGCCGGCCGCGCTGCGGACAAAAAAGGTCTCTTCGGATACGCACGCAGGGGCGAGGCGACACAACCCGACCGCCCCTCGGAGTTTCTCCGCGCCCCGGCGGATCGCCCTTCCTCCCTCGACCTGCCCGCACACCAACCCCTTGCCCAACGGGCCAAGTTCTCGCCCTACCAGGACTTCTCAACACACGCCCAAACCTCGCCTCAGAACGACCGTCCCCCCCAAAGCGCCTCCGCGCCCCGCCGAGACCCGGAGATATTTCCCGAACGCACGGCAGCCCCCTCGCTGCACGGCATGCGTTACCTGGGCCAGATCGAGGCCACCTACCTGCTCCTGGCCCTGCCCGACGGGAGCCTGGGCATCCTCGACCAGCACGCGGCGCACGAACGGGTGCTCTACGCGGCCATGCGCGAGCGGGGAACGAGCGGCCAGTCCATGCCGCTGGCCCTGCCCATCGAGATGCGGCTGCATCCGTCCCAAGCCGCCCGGCTGGGAGAGGCCTGGCAGGAGCTTCGCTCGCTCGGTTTCGGCCTGTCCGCCGACGCGGACCTCTTGCGGATCACGTCCACGCCGCCCTCGCTCACGGCGGGCGCGGCGCGCGAGTACGTCGAGGCCGCCCTGAGCGGCCAGTCCGGATCGCTCGAAGACCTTTGGGTGCTGCTCTCCTGCAAGACGGCGCTCAAGGCCGGCACCCCGCTCGCCCGCGACGAGGCGCTCGGGCTCATCGAGGCCTGGCTGGCCGCGCCCGGCCGCGAGAACTGCCCGCACGGCAGGCCGACGCTCGTCCGCCTGTCGGCCGCCGATCTCGAACGCCTTTTCAAGCGCCGCTGA
- a CDS encoding LPS-assembly protein LptD — protein sequence MMRIAQPRAALFLVALLLLSVFLPYPPAHAVDLANQQWNLTADRVSTNHAAGISQAWGNAVLRSGENFLSADFIEYHRDTGWIYLKGNVHTFWNDYDIYADQAEFDLVNKTGTIKNGTIFIEQSAVVVEGKEIHRTPMESYTFGEATLTACEGPTPDWSIQVSSGEIRLGDYADVHDPKIRIRDVPVLYAPFMRVPLQAKRQSGLLAPAWGSSSRLGGFVSQSFFWAIDKERDMTATATYFGKRGVMGGLEYRHATDAETLGLWRLDYINDRVVVKTAAEQESQFRSQNLARTNANRYWLRSKYNGWVFDPSIKAKLDIDYASDSTFLRTYDILHSSYSRSYNDFVNQFGRDIETIDSLTRTSTGLLSRAWDAEYAVNLKAQYTEDLRYKGGNTPGSRDPTVQLLPELSAYAYKQQFFGSPFEIEADSSLSYFDRRYGVSGGRFDAHPRLSLPLSSPYGSVIPSVGWRQTFYSVTNFQANPEGRSNERTQERGMYDVRVTAFSEVFGVYDLGMGEIYRNPAAEYAGSSTWTALKHSIQPRLDYIRVQNKDQTARPDFDQFDRIQPNNELRYSFINVLNRKRGQIVAGLTEDGEPDPYLAFDYRDFIRHRLEQGYDFEEAKRGTHLDIYPRRPFSDVLSQLELSPLSWLSLTNKVFISPYGEGITQIQNSIGVSDPEYGSMRVGLTQYSKIDEYKRQNRDAINMLTLNGRLHLPYSLTLDASYQRDLRQDTTVNAALGLTWHAQCYDVSAVYKQDQYDRSVSLWVSILGFNTPSIGFTERVSP from the coding sequence ATGATGCGAATCGCACAGCCGCGGGCCGCCCTGTTTCTCGTCGCGCTCCTCCTGCTTTCAGTCTTCCTGCCTTACCCACCTGCCCACGCCGTCGATCTCGCCAACCAGCAGTGGAATCTCACAGCGGATCGCGTCTCCACAAATCACGCGGCCGGCATCTCACAGGCCTGGGGCAACGCGGTCCTGCGCAGCGGAGAAAATTTCCTCTCGGCAGATTTCATCGAATACCATCGCGACACCGGCTGGATATACCTCAAGGGCAACGTCCACACCTTTTGGAACGACTACGACATCTACGCCGATCAGGCCGAATTCGATCTGGTCAACAAAACGGGCACGATCAAGAACGGCACCATTTTCATCGAACAAAGCGCCGTGGTGGTTGAGGGCAAGGAGATACACCGCACTCCCATGGAGAGCTACACCTTCGGCGAGGCGACCCTGACCGCCTGCGAAGGACCGACTCCCGACTGGTCCATCCAAGTCTCCAGCGGCGAGATCAGACTCGGCGACTATGCCGACGTCCACGACCCAAAGATACGTATCCGCGACGTGCCGGTGCTCTATGCGCCGTTCATGCGTGTGCCGCTACAGGCCAAAAGGCAGTCCGGCCTGCTTGCTCCCGCCTGGGGCTCCTCGTCTCGTCTGGGCGGCTTCGTCAGCCAGTCCTTCTTCTGGGCCATCGACAAAGAGCGCGACATGACCGCCACCGCAACCTACTTCGGTAAGCGCGGTGTCATGGGAGGATTGGAGTACAGGCACGCCACGGACGCCGAAACGCTCGGCCTGTGGCGGCTGGACTACATCAACGACCGGGTTGTGGTGAAAACCGCAGCCGAGCAGGAAAGCCAGTTCAGATCCCAAAATCTCGCGCGCACAAACGCCAACCGCTACTGGCTGCGCAGCAAGTACAACGGATGGGTGTTCGATCCTTCCATCAAGGCCAAACTCGACATCGACTACGCCTCGGACAGCACCTTCCTGCGCACCTACGACATCCTGCATTCGAGTTACTCGCGCAGCTACAACGACTTCGTGAATCAGTTCGGCCGCGACATCGAGACCATCGACTCGCTCACGCGAACCAGCACGGGCCTTCTGAGCCGCGCCTGGGACGCGGAATACGCCGTAAACCTCAAAGCCCAGTATACCGAGGACCTACGCTACAAGGGCGGTAACACCCCAGGGAGTCGCGATCCCACCGTGCAGCTTCTGCCTGAGTTGAGCGCCTACGCCTATAAGCAACAGTTCTTCGGCTCGCCTTTCGAGATTGAGGCCGATTCGTCATTGTCCTACTTTGACCGGCGCTACGGCGTGTCCGGCGGCCGCTTCGACGCCCATCCCCGGCTGAGCCTGCCTCTGTCCAGCCCTTACGGCTCCGTCATCCCCTCCGTGGGCTGGCGTCAGACCTTCTATTCGGTCACGAACTTCCAGGCCAACCCCGAAGGCCGCTCCAACGAACGCACCCAGGAGCGGGGCATGTACGACGTCCGGGTCACGGCCTTTTCCGAGGTCTTCGGCGTCTACGACCTCGGGATGGGTGAGATATATCGCAACCCTGCCGCGGAATATGCCGGAAGCTCCACCTGGACTGCTCTCAAACACTCCATTCAGCCCCGCCTGGACTACATCCGCGTCCAGAACAAGGATCAGACGGCCCGTCCCGATTTCGACCAGTTCGACCGCATCCAGCCCAACAACGAGTTGCGCTATTCCTTCATCAACGTGCTGAACCGCAAGCGGGGCCAGATCGTCGCCGGTCTTACCGAAGACGGAGAGCCCGATCCCTATCTGGCCTTCGACTACCGGGACTTCATCCGCCACCGCCTGGAACAGGGATACGATTTCGAAGAGGCCAAGCGAGGGACGCATCTCGACATCTACCCCCGCCGTCCCTTCTCCGACGTGCTCTCGCAACTCGAACTGAGTCCCCTCTCCTGGCTGTCCTTGACCAACAAGGTCTTCATTTCACCCTACGGCGAGGGCATCACCCAGATCCAGAATTCGATCGGCGTTTCCGACCCTGAATACGGCAGCATGCGAGTGGGCCTGACCCAGTACAGCAAGATCGACGAGTACAAACGGCAAAACCGTGACGCCATCAACATGCTGACCCTCAACGGAAGGCTGCATCTGCCCTACAGCCTGACCCTGGACGCCTCCTACCAGCGCGACCTGCGCCAAGACACAACCGTCAACGCCGCCCTGGGGCTGACGTGGCACGCCCAGTGCTACGACGTCAGCGCCGTTTACAAACAGGACCAGTACGACCGCTCGGTTTCGCTGTGGGTGTCCATCCTTGGCTTCAACACTCCGAGTATCGGCTTTACCGAGCGCGTCAGCCCGTAA